The DNA segment CTTAAAATATCCGCATCAATTCCGTGTCCTTGTTCACCTAAAAGTGCTTCACCGCTGAGTTTGAGAAGCACTCTATTGTATTTATTTCCCACGTTATCCTCGATTATTTTTTATAAGACAAAAAAAAGGCTGTCAATTTTGACAGCCTTAATGTAAAGAAAATTTATTAGTCGTTTTCGCCGAGTTGCAGCCTGTGGAAGGATTTAACAAGGGGAGCATTATTTTGCTCGAGATATTCCTTCACGGAAACACCATTGTCTTTCACAAACTTCTGCTCTAGAAGAACTCGCTCTTCGTAGAAACGACGCAGTTTACCTTTAGCGGCTTGCTCAGCAATATGCTCAGGTTTGCCTTCATTTAGTAACTGATCTTTAGCGATTTCAAGCTCTTTCTCAACAAGAGTGCTGTCCACGCCATCACGTGTTACAGATAGAGGCTTCATTGCAGCTACTTGCATAGCAACATCTTTGCCGATTTCAGCATCTGTAAGGTCGCCGTCAAATTCAGCAAGTACACCTAACTGGTTTCCTGGGTGAATGTAAGAAATCAGAGTTCCTTCGGTAGTAACAAGTACTACGTTATTAATCTCGATCTTCTCACCAATCTTACCCACCATCTCTTCCAGGTGCTTCTCGATAGTCAAACCATCAAGCTCAATTTTCAACAGATCATCTACATTGTCGATGTCGTTGTCGAAAGCAGCGTTTAGGAAAGACTCAGCGTCTTCCTGGAATTCTTCGTTACGTGCAACAAAGTCTGTCTCACAGTTAATCTCGAGGAGAGTAGCTTTTGTTTTTTCGTCATTGATGCGACTCAGAATCAATCCTTGGTTCGCTTCACGGTCAGATCTCTTTTCGGATACTTTCTGTCCTTTTTTACGAAGGATCTCAACGGCACGGTCAAAATCACCGTCGGCTTCAGAGAGGGCTTTCTTACAGTCCATCATGCCCGCTCCGGTCATATCACGAAGTTTTTTTACGTCACTAGCAGAAATGCTCATTATTCTGAATAGTATTTTAGGTGTTGAAAATTTTTATTCTTCTTCATCATTGCTGTCGTCAGCATCAGCTTTTGCTTCTGCCTTGTCAGCTTTTTTGTTGTCATCTTTCTTAGAAGACTTTTTCTTGCGACGAGAACGCAGCTTAGTTCCTTTAGCAGCGTCTTTAACATCAACATCGTCGTCTTTCTTCTCACTTTTAGCATCAGCAGCAGCTTGTTCCATCACGTCGTCTTCTTGCTGTGCTTCGCGTTCAGCTGAACCTTCAATAATAGCGTCAGCAACCTGAGTAGCTACCAATTGGATCGTGCGCGCTGAATCATCATTACAAGGAACAATAAAGTCAGGAACGTCTGGATCACTGTTGGTATCAACCATCGCAATAATAGGAATGTGAAGTTTGATAGCTTCCTTAACAGCGAGGTGCTCTTTAATAATATCAACAACAAAAATAGCACCGGGCAGGCGACCCATGTTTTTAATACCGCCAAGGGTATCATTAAGTTTGTCTTGCTCACGCTGAAGCATCAAACCTTCTTTCTTAGTCAATTCTTCGAACGTACCGTCTGTTTTCATGCGCTCAATTTCTTCCATACGAGAAATACTTTTGCGAACAGTACTGAAGTTAGTCAACATACCACCTAACCAGCGGTGCGTAATGTGTGGCATTCCACAGCGTAACGCTTCGGTTTTGATGATTTCTGTAGATTGCTTCTTAGTACCTACAAAAAGAATAGTTTTGCCAGCACGAGAAAGTTTTTGGATCTCATCGAGGGCTTCTTGTAAATATGATTGTGTTTTCTTCAGGTCAATGACGTGAATCCCGTTGCGTTGCATGAAGATGAAGTCCTTCATTTTTGGATTCCATCGTCGGGTAAGGTGACCGAAGTGAGCGCCTGACTTTAGCAGGTCTTGTATAGATGCAGCTTTTGGCATTGTATTAAGTATGTAAGTTTAGGTTAATCCTCTGTGCGGGTCATTCCCGAACGTCAATCTCAGGTCAAGCCTGAGACACCAAACGCAGGGTCGCCACACATGTGTGATTGTGTTTTGAAAAAATTGGTTGCGTAAATATTAACGCTTAGAGAACTGGAATTTCTTACGAGCTTTAGGCTGACCGTATTTTTTACGCTCTACCATTCTGTCATCTCGGGTAAGAAGTCCATGTCCTTTAAGAACATCATGCATGTCTTCATTCTCTCCATCCAAAGCACGAGCAAGTGCGTGAGATATGGCGCCGGCTTGTCCGGTACTTCCACCACCACGAACAGTGATTTTAATGTCGTACTTGCCTTCCGTTTCAGTAACACTCATTGCATGCAGAGCGATGTTACGTCGGGCTTTAACTGGAAAATATTCTTCGATAGGTTTGTGATTGACGATAATCTCGCCTTTACCCGGCTGGATGTATAATCTAGCCGTTGCTGTTTTTCGTCGTCCTATGTAATTCGCTTGTGCCATTATTGATTAAAGCTCAATGATTTCAGGTTCTTGTGCAGTATGCGGATGTACAGGTCCGGCATACACTCTCAAGTTAGTGGCAATCTTGTTGCCTAACTTTGTTTTGGGAAGCATGCCTTTAACAGCAGTAGTAACTAAAGATGTTGGATCTTTCTCCATCATCTCTTCAGCTGTTTCAAATCTTTCACCACCTGGGTAGAATGTGTGACGGAAGTACGTTTTGTCCGTCATTTTCTTACCAGTCAGTTTCACTTTTTCCGCATTGATAACGATTACGTTATCACCGGTATCCATGTGAGGAGTGAAAGTTGGCTTTGTTTTGCCTCTCAATATTTTTGCTACTTCGCTACTCAGGCGACCCAGAGGCTGATCTTCAGCATCAATGAGTACCCATTTTTTTTCAATGTCGCTGGGTTTAGCTGAGTATGTCTTAAAACTTAATGTGTCCACGATTAAACTCTTTTATTTCGTCAAATTGGAAAGTCGAATAAGATAGAAGTTATTCTGGTAGATATCAATAGCAGAAGGGTAGAAAGTTCCACTATTCTCAGATTGGCCAATGGATTTAATCAGCGTTAACTTTTGTATTAATATTAAATCCTATTAAATAGGCAGCTCCAATTCTATTTATAGTGACAAGATAAAGACAAAGCGCCAAAAGATTTGTACCTTTGGGCGTAGAAGAAGGAAAATCTAAATTGAGTATAAAATGAGCGACAAACTGAAAGAAACCAGAGTTGAATTTGAAACCGGTTCGGGAAAGGCCTATCTGCATAGTCTTCCAAAACTAAAAGAGCTGGGTTATGATAAAGTTGATAAACTACCATTCTCAGTAAAGATATTGTTGGAAGCGGTACTGCGAGAATTTGATGGATATGCAGTAACTGAAAAAGATATTGAGGCATTGGCTAACTATAATGCCAAAGACCCGCAGGGAGAAATTCCTTTTAAACCATCCCGTGTTGTCCTTCAGGATTTCACCGGAGTTCCTGCAGTGGTTGATTTAGCTGCACTCCGATCTGCGATGGAACGAATGGGTGGGGAAGCAACCGATATCAACCCCCAAGTTCCTGTAGATTTAGTAATTGATCACTCCGTTCAGGTTGATATGTTCGGTAACGATGCCGCACTCGAGTTCAACGTTGAGAAAGAGATGGAACGTAACAATGAACGTTACGAATTCCTGAAATGGGGTAAAGAAGCTTTTGATAATTTCCGTGTAGTACCTCCGGGTCGTGGAATTGTTCACCAGGTAAATCTTGAGTATTTAGGTCGCGGAGTTTTCACCCGTAAAGAAGAAGACGGTTCCACAACAGCTTATCCTGATACATTGGTGGGAACTGATTCCCACACCACGATGATTAACGGACTCGGCATTCTTGGCTGGGGTGTTGGTGGTATTGAAGCGGAAGCTGCCATGTTGGGGCAACCGATTTCAATGTTAGTTCCTGAAGTAACCGGAATGAAATTAACCGGGAAACTTCGTGAAGGTGTCACTGCAACTGACCTTACCCTTACTGTTACACAAATGCTACGTGAGCACGGCGTAGTAGGTAAGTTTGTTGAATTTTATGGAGACGGACTCAGTAACATGAGCCTTCCTGACAGAGCTACTATTGCAAACATGGCTCCCGAATATGGAGCAACAATGGGCTTCTTTCCTATTGATAAAGAATCTCTCCGGTATATGAGAAGAACCGGACGTTCAGAAGAACTTGTACAATTGGTTGAAAACTATACCAAAGCGCAGGGACTTTTCAGAACCGATGATACTCCGGATCCGGAATTTTCTTCAACGCTCGAATTAGATTTAAGCACGGTAGAAACATCGCTTGCCGGGCCAAAACTACCGCATGACCGTATTACACTCGGTAATATGAAGAAAGCATTTGAAAATTCATTGACCAGTGATAATCCTACTATGGGATTCAATCTGGCTCAGGAAAAACTAGCTAATAAAGGCCTGTACAAAAACGGGCAAGAGATTGAGATGAAGCACGGTGACGTTGTTATCGCTGCCATCACCTCTTGTACCAACACTTCCAACCCAAGCGTAATGCTGGGAGCCGGAATTGTAGCGAAGAAGGCCGTCGAAAGAGGACTCAAAGTTCCCGCTTATGTGAAAACATCACTTGCTCCGGGTTCTCGTGTAGTAACCGAATATCTTAAAGAAGCTGGTCTTACAGAATATATGGACAAGCTTGGCTTTAACCTGGTAGGGTACGGATGCACAACGTGTATCGGTAACTCCGGTCCATTGCCAGAGGCTGTTGAAAGGGCTATTAAAGAAGGAGACCTGATTGCTGCCGGTGTTTTATCCGGGAATCGTAACTTTGAAGGACGAATTCACCCTTGGGTGAAAGCGAACTATTTGGCTTCTCCTCCACTAATTGTTGCCTATGCACTGGCTGGTAGTGTAGACATTGATCTTGCTACGGAGCCTTTGGGTAAAGACAAAGATGGAAAAGATGTTTATCTAAAAGAAATCTGGCCTACAACAGCTGAAATTGCTGAGCACTTAGATGCTGCTATCCGTCCAGAGCTTTTTGATAAGATGTATGGTGATATTTTTGAATCGCCAACTTGGGAAGAAATTCCGGTTTCAGGTGGAGACCTGTTCGACTGGAGTGATGAATCAACATACATTCAGGAGCCGCCATTCTTTATGGGAATGTCAGAAGAGCCTGAGCCGATCAAACCAATTAAAGGAGCAAGAGCTCTTGTTAAGGTTGGGGATTCTATCACTACTGATCACATTTCTCCTGCAGGTAATATTGCAGAAGACTCACCGGCAGGTAAGTATCTGAAAGACCATGATGTGGAGAAGAAGGACTTCAACTCTTATGGTTCCCGACGTGGTAATGATCGCGTAATGACACGTGGTACTTTTGCCAACGTTCGCTTCAAAAACCAACTTGCCCCAGGCAAAGAAGGTGGCTATACCAAGTATTTCCCTGATGATGAAATCACGACTATTTATGATGCATCTCTGAAATACAAAGAATCCAATACACCATTAGTAGCCTTAGCCGGCAAGCAGTATGGAACGGGTTCATCTCGTGACTGGGCTGCCAAAGGTACCGCACTCTTAGGTATTGAAACGGTAATTGCGACTTCTTACGAGCGTATTCACCGTTCTAACCTTATCCAAATGGGTGTACTTCCACTTCAGTTTAAAGAAGGTGAAAGTGCAGATACACTTGGATTGGACGGATCAGAAACATTTGACATCCACGTGGATGATGATGTGGAAGCTCGTGGCGAAATAAAAGTCACAGCCACTAAAACCGGTGGTGAGGTAATTGAGTTTATGACTGATTGCCGAATCGATACCCCGGTTGAAGTTGATTACTACCGAAATGGTGGAATCTTGCACACAGTACTGCTCGATTACTTGAAAAAAAGTAAAGAACAGAATTGATTTAGCAACATACTTCAACTGAAAAAGGCTATTACCTTTTTCTACGGTTGGTAAAATGTAATTTCAAAAGCACAGATTTTTTAATCTGTGCTTTTTTATTGTGCACTACAATTACTACATTTTGCCAAATTGGAGGGGTCCAGAATTTTTTTAATAATTAAAAAAGGTACACGTTAGCACCATTTCGGGTAATCCTATCAAAGATCGAAATAAAAAAATGGCCGAGGAAAATGTAGAGACTTTCGGGTATGAAAGACTTCTGCTTCATGTTGTAGATGGTATAAATAGAACCTTACAACTCAAGGAAGTTTTGCGCAAGTGTATGGAGGCAGCCAAGGTTGTGATGAATTCTGAGGCTAGCTCACTAATGCTTCTCGATGAATCGACCGGAGATTTAAACGTCAGTATTCCTACCGGTCCGGTTAAAGATGAAATTATGGGTATGAGAGTGCCTAAAAGCAAAGGAATTGGCGGTTGGGTAATCTCTTATAATCAACCCTTCATTTCTAATGATGTAGTTGAAAGTGATATTTTTTGGAAGGATTTGTCAACCGGTTTTACCACACGAAATATTATTTGTGTTCCTTTGCAGGATAGCAAGGGTAATGCATTCGGTGTTCTTCAGGCTATCAA comes from the Balneola sp. genome and includes:
- a CDS encoding 30S ribosomal protein S9 — translated: MAQANYIGRRKTATARLYIQPGKGEIIVNHKPIEEYFPVKARRNIALHAMSVTETEGKYDIKITVRGGGSTGQAGAISHALARALDGENEDMHDVLKGHGLLTRDDRMVERKKYGQPKARKKFQFSKR
- the rpsB gene encoding 30S ribosomal protein S2; translated protein: MPKAASIQDLLKSGAHFGHLTRRWNPKMKDFIFMQRNGIHVIDLKKTQSYLQEALDEIQKLSRAGKTILFVGTKKQSTEIIKTEALRCGMPHITHRWLGGMLTNFSTVRKSISRMEEIERMKTDGTFEELTKKEGLMLQREQDKLNDTLGGIKNMGRLPGAIFVVDIIKEHLAVKEAIKLHIPIIAMVDTNSDPDVPDFIVPCNDDSARTIQLVATQVADAIIEGSAEREAQQEDDVMEQAAADAKSEKKDDDVDVKDAAKGTKLRSRRKKKSSKKDDNKKADKAEAKADADDSNDEEE
- the acnA gene encoding aconitate hydratase AcnA, with translation MSDKLKETRVEFETGSGKAYLHSLPKLKELGYDKVDKLPFSVKILLEAVLREFDGYAVTEKDIEALANYNAKDPQGEIPFKPSRVVLQDFTGVPAVVDLAALRSAMERMGGEATDINPQVPVDLVIDHSVQVDMFGNDAALEFNVEKEMERNNERYEFLKWGKEAFDNFRVVPPGRGIVHQVNLEYLGRGVFTRKEEDGSTTAYPDTLVGTDSHTTMINGLGILGWGVGGIEAEAAMLGQPISMLVPEVTGMKLTGKLREGVTATDLTLTVTQMLREHGVVGKFVEFYGDGLSNMSLPDRATIANMAPEYGATMGFFPIDKESLRYMRRTGRSEELVQLVENYTKAQGLFRTDDTPDPEFSSTLELDLSTVETSLAGPKLPHDRITLGNMKKAFENSLTSDNPTMGFNLAQEKLANKGLYKNGQEIEMKHGDVVIAAITSCTNTSNPSVMLGAGIVAKKAVERGLKVPAYVKTSLAPGSRVVTEYLKEAGLTEYMDKLGFNLVGYGCTTCIGNSGPLPEAVERAIKEGDLIAAGVLSGNRNFEGRIHPWVKANYLASPPLIVAYALAGSVDIDLATEPLGKDKDGKDVYLKEIWPTTAEIAEHLDAAIRPELFDKMYGDIFESPTWEEIPVSGGDLFDWSDESTYIQEPPFFMGMSEEPEPIKPIKGARALVKVGDSITTDHISPAGNIAEDSPAGKYLKDHDVEKKDFNSYGSRRGNDRVMTRGTFANVRFKNQLAPGKEGGYTKYFPDDEITTIYDASLKYKESNTPLVALAGKQYGTGSSRDWAAKGTALLGIETVIATSYERIHRSNLIQMGVLPLQFKEGESADTLGLDGSETFDIHVDDDVEARGEIKVTATKTGGEVIEFMTDCRIDTPVEVDYYRNGGILHTVLLDYLKKSKEQN
- a CDS encoding 50S ribosomal protein L13, encoding MDTLSFKTYSAKPSDIEKKWVLIDAEDQPLGRLSSEVAKILRGKTKPTFTPHMDTGDNVIVINAEKVKLTGKKMTDKTYFRHTFYPGGERFETAEEMMEKDPTSLVTTAVKGMLPKTKLGNKIATNLRVYAGPVHPHTAQEPEIIEL
- a CDS encoding elongation factor Ts gives rise to the protein MSISASDVKKLRDMTGAGMMDCKKALSEADGDFDRAVEILRKKGQKVSEKRSDREANQGLILSRINDEKTKATLLEINCETDFVARNEEFQEDAESFLNAAFDNDIDNVDDLLKIELDGLTIEKHLEEMVGKIGEKIEINNVVLVTTEGTLISYIHPGNQLGVLAEFDGDLTDAEIGKDVAMQVAAMKPLSVTRDGVDSTLVEKELEIAKDQLLNEGKPEHIAEQAAKGKLRRFYEERVLLEQKFVKDNGVSVKEYLEQNNAPLVKSFHRLQLGEND